The following coding sequences are from one Candidatus Saccharimonadales bacterium window:
- the gatB gene encoding Asp-tRNA(Asn)/Glu-tRNA(Gln) amidotransferase subunit GatB, translating into LNAKIANISRFDRKHYFYPDLPKGYQTTQMYQPIILAGYIDAPLEDGSSVRVKIHHAHMEEDAGKLTHNGDHSLVDLNRAGTPLIEIVSEPDIHSAAEAKAYAIELYRLMTYAGVTHGDLYHGNMRFDVNLSIALKGATELGTRAEVKNLNSFRSVEKAAEYEFKRQVERLENGERIVQETRGWDEAKQKTNSQRSKEDAQDYRYMPDADIPPIVLGDDEIAEIQATVPMLPPEYREKWASLGLDRSVIDSLLATKEYAKLITTIQEQANNDVAKRVAHWFSSALGHHDDEGASAEVNELRPEGFIELANMVAANELSSTAAKEVFLELLTSKKTAKEIAESKNLIQVSDESAIAAIVDEVLADPASAKAIEDIKNGNDKVIGFLVGQVMKKSQGKANPALAQKLIREKL; encoded by the coding sequence ATTGAACGCTAAAATTGCGAACATCAGCCGATTTGATCGTAAACATTATTTCTACCCAGACCTTCCAAAGGGATACCAGACAACACAGATGTACCAGCCGATTATCCTAGCGGGCTATATCGACGCTCCGCTTGAAGACGGCAGTTCGGTTCGTGTCAAAATTCACCATGCTCACATGGAAGAAGACGCAGGAAAACTGACTCATAACGGCGACCACAGTCTTGTCGATCTTAACCGAGCAGGGACACCTTTAATTGAAATCGTTAGCGAGCCCGACATTCACTCTGCGGCCGAGGCAAAAGCATATGCAATAGAATTGTATCGTCTAATGACATACGCAGGTGTCACGCACGGTGATTTATATCATGGAAACATGCGCTTTGATGTCAACCTCTCAATTGCGCTAAAGGGTGCGACTGAACTTGGTACACGAGCAGAAGTTAAGAACCTCAACTCGTTTAGAAGCGTTGAAAAGGCCGCGGAATACGAATTTAAACGCCAAGTAGAGCGCCTAGAAAACGGCGAGCGTATCGTTCAGGAGACCCGTGGCTGGGATGAAGCCAAGCAAAAGACAAACTCGCAGCGTTCTAAAGAAGATGCCCAAGATTACCGCTATATGCCTGACGCCGATATTCCACCAATTGTCTTAGGTGATGATGAAATTGCTGAAATTCAAGCAACTGTCCCAATGCTACCGCCTGAATATCGAGAGAAATGGGCTTCGCTTGGGCTTGACCGCTCCGTTATCGATTCACTGCTTGCAACTAAAGAATATGCAAAACTCATCACAACTATCCAAGAGCAAGCGAATAACGATGTTGCCAAAAGAGTAGCACATTGGTTTTCTAGCGCTCTAGGCCATCACGATGATGAAGGAGCTAGCGCAGAAGTAAATGAACTGCGCCCAGAAGGTTTTATCGAACTTGCTAATATGGTTGCCGCAAACGAACTGAGTAGTACGGCTGCAAAAGAAGTATTTCTTGAGCTTTTGACGAGTAAAAAAACAGCAAAGGAAATTGCTGAAAGTAAAAACCTTATACAAGTTAGTGACGAATCGGCAATTGCGGCTATCGTTGACGAAGTATTGGCCGATCCGGCAAGTGCCAAAGCTATCGAAGATATTAAAAATGGCAATGACAAAGTCATCGGCTTTTTAGTCGGTCAAGTGATGAAAAAATCTCAAGGCAAGGCCAATCCAGCTCTTGCTCAAAAACTAATACGAGAGAAATTATAG
- a CDS encoding NUDIX hydrolase, with protein MDWQRTEPTKITKVGWRTIVAKTFTLPDGKSVEFDTINREDFSAAGIIALTKDNKVITGRQFRPGPEQLMDEIPGGIVDPGESPETAAKREMLEETGYEAGSLKFLGAFHRDSMTNGKWYYYLATDCELVSTTPENGEHEFIEVILKTIPKFINDAKKGLITDPFAVLAAYDDLIALNKEEIKE; from the coding sequence ATGGATTGGCAGCGAACTGAACCTACGAAAATAACAAAAGTTGGCTGGCGGACAATCGTTGCTAAAACATTCACTTTACCAGACGGTAAAAGTGTAGAGTTCGACACTATAAACCGAGAAGATTTTTCAGCAGCTGGAATCATTGCGCTCACCAAAGATAACAAAGTCATTACTGGTCGTCAATTTCGACCCGGACCCGAACAGCTTATGGATGAGATTCCAGGAGGTATAGTTGATCCTGGGGAAAGCCCCGAAACAGCAGCAAAACGTGAAATGCTAGAGGAGACTGGGTACGAAGCCGGCTCACTAAAGTTTCTAGGCGCGTTTCACAGAGACAGTATGACGAATGGCAAATGGTATTATTATCTTGCGACCGATTGTGAACTGGTAAGCACTACACCTGAAAATGGAGAACACGAATTTATTGAAGTTATATTAAAAACAATTCCGAAGTTTATTAATGATGCTAAAAAAGGGTTAATTACAGATCCTTTCGC